GAAGCACGAGTGTAAGAATGCAGGCTCTGGTCTTTTAGGGCATCAATCAAAGGTTCCACGGCCTTTTCGCTGCCGATCGCTCCCAGCGTTTTAGCGATAGAAGCACGAATGTCAGGATGCAGGCTCTGGTCTTTTAGGGCAACAATCAAAGGCTCCACGGCTTTTTCGCTGCCGATCGCTCCCAGCGTTTTAGCGACAGAAGCACGAGTGTAAGAATGCAGGCTCTGGTCTTTTAGGGCATCAATCAAAGGTTCCACGGCCTTTTCGCTGCCGATCGCTCCCAGCGTTTTAGCGATAGAAGCACGAATGTCAGGATGCAGGCTCTGGTCTTTTAGGGCAACAATCAAAGGCTCCACGGCTTTTTCGCTGCCGATTGCTCCCAGCGTTTTAGCGGCAGAAGCACGAATGGAAGAATGCAGGCTCTGGTCTTTTAGGGCAACAATCAAAGGCGCTACGGCTTTTTCGCTGCCGATCGCTCCCAGCGCTTCAGCGACAGAAGCACGAATGTAAAAATGCAGGCTCTGGTCTTTTAGGGCAACAATCAAAGGCTCTACGGCTTCGCTGCCGATCACTCCCAGCGCTTCAGCGACAGCCCAACGAATGTAAAAATCCAGGAGTTCGTCTTTTAGTGCCTCCAGCAAAGGCTTCACGGCCTTTTCGCTGCCGATCGCTCCCAGCGCTTCAGCGACAGAAACACGAATGGAAGAATGCAGGCTCTGGTCTTTTAGGGCAGCCAACAAAGGCTCCACGGCTTTTTCGCTGCCGATCGCTCCCAGCGTTTTAGCGACAGAAGCACGAGTGTCAGAATGCAGGCTTTTGTCTTTTAGGGCAGCCAACAAAGGCTCCACGGCTTTTTCGCTGCCGGTCGCTCCCAGCGTTTCAGCGATAGAAGCACGAGTGTCAGAATCCAGGTGTTGGTCTTTTAAGGCAGCCAGCAAAGGCTCCACGGCCTTTTCGCTGCCGATCGCTCCCAGCGTTTTAGCGGCAGAAGCACGAATAGAAGAATGCAGGCTCTGGTCTTTTAGGGCAACAATCAAAGGCTCCACGGCTTTTTCACTGCCGATCGCTCCCAGTGCTTCAGCGACAGAAGCACGAATGCAAGAATGCAGGCTCTGGTCTTTTAGGGCAACCAGCAAAGGCTCTACGGCTTTTTCGCTGCCGATCGCTCCCAGCGTTTCAGCGACAGAAGCACGAGTGTCAGAATGCAGGCTCTGGTCTTTTAGGGCAACCAGCAAAGGTTCCACGGCCTTTTTCCCGCTGATGTCTCCCAGCGCATAAACGACAGCCTTACGAATGTAAGAATGCAGGCTCTGGTCTTTTAAGGCAGCCAGCAAAGGCTCCACGGTTTTTTCGCTGCCAATCGCTCCCAGCGCTTTAGCGACAGAAGCACGAGTTTCAGAATTTAGGAGTTGGTCTTTTAGGGCAACAATCAAAGGCGCCACGGCTTTTTCGCTGCCGATCGCTCCCAGCGTTTTAGCGGCAGAAGCACGAATAGAAGAATGCAGGCTCTGGTCTTTTAGAGCAACCAGCAAAGGTTCCACAGCTTTTTCGCTGCCGATCGCTCCCAGCGCTTCAGCGACAGAAGCACGAATGTAAGAATGCAGGCTCTGGTCTTTTAGGGCAACCAGCAAAGGTTCCACGGTTTTTTCGCTGCCGATCGCTCCCAGGGCTTCAGCGACAGCCCTACGATCGTATGGAGGAATCAGACTCTGGTCTTTTAGGGCAGCCAGCAAAGGCTCCACGGCTTTTTCGCTGCCGATCTTTTTCAGTGCCTTAGCGACAGCCCTACGAATGGCAGAATGCAGGCTCTGGTCTTTTAGGGCATCAATCAAAGGTTTCACGGCCTTTTCGCTGCCGGTGTCCCCCAGCACATAAACGACAGCCCTACGAATATAAGAATCCAGGTTCTGGTCTTTTAGGGCAACAATCAAAGGCCCAACGGCTTTTTCGCTGCCGATCTTTTTCAGGGCATCAACTATATATTCATGGACTACTCTACTATGATCGCTATAGTAGATCGTTTCAAGTAAGGAAATTGCCTGTTCGCTTTCTGTTTCTCCTAAAAGACATATTTTAACAATCAGCGGTAGTTCTTGGTTCATGATAAGTTGTAATGCATCTTTCCGGAACCTTTTATTAACAGCTCCCGCCAATCTGGCGCCAAGAAATATATCAACTTCTAATGCGGCTTCAACGATATCCAGCGTTAATTGTTTTCTTTCCAATAAGTTCAGTAGGATTACAAACGGTTCTGTCCATTTGGTGTAATTTAAATATGCTGCTTTTAATTCTTCGGTCTTTATATCATTTTGTTTCAAAAAATTTCTATACAGGTATTCAGCGCTATAATACTCTTGAAACAATTGATGGGGAAATTCCAATTCATCAGTGGAAGTAGTTTGCAATAGATAATATTTAACGAGCTTTCAATATTTCTTCGTGCAACCTTTATTGGAATTTGTCCTTCTGTCGCAATTTTTTCTTCAACTAAATACTTCTCCCATATTATTTCCACCTCGTCCGGTGGTATGGTAAGGCGAATATCCTTGCTGCTGTCTCCCGTAGTCATCATATGAAAGGATAGTTCTTGCAATAAATCACCTGGAGACGGGAAAATATTCCAGTATATAAAATCTTTATGTCCTGTTTCGTAGGTTTCTATGAACCTGCGAAATAACTGGCCGGTGTTTTCCGGCAGCTTGTTTTGGTTATCATACACAACGGCGCAAACCATTTCCAGGAATAGCGGCGTTTGGCACAGCTCTTTAAACTTTTTATAAATATAAGCAATAATTATTTGACTATTCTTGGGAAAATAATGGGTTACATATTTTTCGATTTGTTCAGGTGTGAGCAATTGTATTTCAAATTTATTAACAATACCGAGTCTATATTCGAAAGAGCTGATCATTCTGGTAGTAAATACCATTGGACATTTGTTATAAGTGTCTTTAAAGTTTTTTAGGCTATTTCTTGCATACTCACTCGGCAATTCATTAATTCCGTCGAAAAGTATTAAAAATTCCCCTTTTTTCAAACAGGAAACAATATTATTGTCCGGCAACGGATTTCCGTTGCTTATAAGCCATTTTTTAATTAAAAGCACCAAATCTTGTTCATTTTTATCTTGTCTGAATTCCGGTTGTTTCGCCGGCATATGCCTTAACTCAATATAAATTGGTATAATTGGAGAAGCTTTCTCCTTATGCTTAGCAGCTTCTTCATAAAGAAGCTGTTTTAATGCCGTCGATTTGCCTGAACCCGGTTTGCCGACCAGCAGTACATGTTGGTCGGCATATTTTCTTATTCCTTCAACAGCTTCGATAATCTTCTTCTCTTTATTACTCGGCTGGTCATTCATTTCTTTTATATCAATTTTAAAATTAAATGGAGATTCATCTTCAGCAGATGGGCTTTGATTTTCTACATTCGTTCTGATATAAAACGATTTCTTTTTTTGATGTCTTTCACAAATTTCAGTTAAATATGAATTTTTGAAAGAAGGATCAAAATCGCCGGATGGGCTGTTTTTTCCTTCTTCTTTATATGCAATATGAATTTTTTTATCGCTTTCAATATTATTATTGTTTTTATTATCTTCATCTCCGCGATTGTCTTCGCGCAATGCGCATGAGTTTTGGAATGCTTTTACAAGCGCGGCTTTTATAATATCCTCAATTTTTTCGTCTCTTGTTTTTTCAATACCTATATTTTTACATAAATCCCTAATTTCAGAATCCATCACTTCTTTTTTATTAGGTTTTTCTTCCTTAAGCTTTTTTTCTACTCCCCGCCAAATAGCCGCAATAACTGGTGAAAATTCGTTTTCCGGTATTTTTTCGTTACTTTTCAGTTGTCGGCGTACAGATTCATAACTCTGCCCGAAATAATACCTGGAACTTCTGGGAATTTCACAAATATCAAGAATAAGGCTTCGAATAAATTCATTTCAGGTATAATTCTGCAAAATGTCCACCTCAATATATGTCAATTTGTCAACACTGTCTACT
This window of the Methylomusa anaerophila genome carries:
- a CDS encoding HEAT repeat domain-containing protein — protein: MKQNDIKTEELKAAYLNYTKWTEPFVILLNLLERKQLTLDIVEAALEVDIFLGARLAGAVNKRFRKDALQLIMNQELPLIVKICLLGETESEQAISLLETIYYSDHSRVVHEYIVDALKKIGSEKAVGPLIVALKDQNLDSYIRRAVVYVLGDTGSEKAVKPLIDALKDQSLHSAIRRAVAKALKKIGSEKAVEPLLAALKDQSLIPPYDRRAVAEALGAIGSEKTVEPLLVALKDQSLHSYIRASVAEALGAIGSEKAVEPLLVALKDQSLHSSIRASAAKTLGAIGSEKAVAPLIVALKDQLLNSETRASVAKALGAIGSEKTVEPLLAALKDQSLHSYIRKAVVYALGDISGKKAVEPLLVALKDQSLHSDTRASVAETLGAIGSEKAVEPLLVALKDQSLHSCIRASVAEALGAIGSEKAVEPLIVALKDQSLHSSIRASAAKTLGAIGSEKAVEPLLAALKDQHLDSDTRASIAETLGATGSEKAVEPLLAALKDKSLHSDTRASVAKTLGAIGSEKAVEPLLAALKDQSLHSSIRVSVAEALGAIGSEKAVKPLLEALKDELLDFYIRWAVAEALGVIGSEAVEPLIVALKDQSLHFYIRASVAEALGAIGSEKAVAPLIVALKDQSLHSSIRASAAKTLGAIGSEKAVEPLIVALKDQSLHPDIRASIAKTLGAIGSEKAVEPLIDALKDQSLHSYTRASVAKTLGAIGSEKAVEPLIVALKDQSLHPDIRASIAKTLGAIGSEKAVEPLIDALKDQSLHSYTRASVAKTLGAIGSEKAVEPLLEALKDQSLDSSIRVSVAKALGAIGSEKAVEPLLEALKDQSLDFYIRRAVAEALGVIGSEKAVIYLRNLLYDEKCIFSNNYELIGLGLNILIKVQNKLKLYNPKLQQKGKTH
- a CDS encoding NACHT domain-containing protein codes for the protein MDSEIRDLCKNIGIEKTRDEKIEDIIKAALVKAFQNSCALREDNRGDEDNKNNNNIESDKKIHIAYKEEGKNSPSGDFDPSFKNSYLTEICERHQKKKSFYIRTNVENQSPSAEDESPFNFKIDIKEMNDQPSNKEKKIIEAVEGIRKYADQHVLLVGKPGSGKSTALKQLLYEEAAKHKEKASPIIPIYIELRHMPAKQPEFRQDKNEQDLVLLIKKWLISNGNPLPDNNIVSCLKKGEFLILFDGINELPSEYARNSLKNFKDTYNKCPMVFTTRMISSFEYRLGIVNKFEIQLLTPEQIEKYVTHYFPKNSQIIIAYIYKKFKELCQTPLFLEMVCAVVYDNQNKLPENTGQLFRRFIETYETGHKDFIYWNIFPSPGDLLQELSFHMMTTGDSSKDIRLTIPPDEVEIIWEKYLVEEKIATEGQIPIKVARRNIESSLNIIYCKLLPLMNWNFPINCFKSIIALNTCIEIF